The Wolbachia endosymbiont (group B) of Gerris lacustris genomic interval ATTTGCTGATATTCAAACCAAATCTTTCTTGGATTCTTATTCTCATTTCTCTAATAGTAATATTGGGGTTTTCCTCTATCCACACCTCAATTTGTTCAAGTTGACTTTGGTTCAATATAGTTTTTCTACGGCGTTGAGGTGGAGAAAATAATTTTTCTTCTCTTCCAAATTTTATGTGCTTTATCCATGTAGTAATTGCCTTTCTCGAAATGCAACATATTTTTGCTACAGCTGTTATACTGTGCTTTTTTGCTGCAATTACAGCATTTAGTTTTTTTGCAACATACGCATTATTTCTTACTTTCTTCAGCATCTCTTTTGCTGATTCCACCACTTTTTCATCCAATAATTTTGATCTTAATGCCATCTAAACCTCGCTATTTTACTTACTCCAGTATGGCTTTTTTTCCATTATTGTCTATTCGTTGCTTGTATAGCGGGAATTGGTATTAGCACTGAAGTCTCCTATGATCTATTTTGATTTTGATATCTTACCTAAAGAAGATAAGAAAGTTGGTGAGATTCAGGCTGTGCATGGCTTTTTGGTTGCTGAAAATGACAGAAAAGGTTATGACTATGATGGTATAGCAAGTATTGAAAATGCTATCATTGCTCTAAGCGATGCTGGTAGAGTAAAAATTATGGAAATTTACAATGAAGTAAAGAATAAGTTTCAAAAAGATTATCCTTTGTTTAAGTTATCAGAACATGAGATTTACAAAATTATGGAAGAGATGGTATATTTCACTCTTTCTAATGACGTTCTTCTACTTATATCTAGCTATCAAGATTCTAACAAACGTTACAATAGACGTTTGGAAGAAGCAAGATTGCTTATGCAAGAAACATTTGGGTTTAAAACCAATGGAGGAGAAGTTGATATTCAATATGACAATAGCTGGACGAAAAACAAGGATGAATTGTATACCAAAGAAGAAATTGCAAAAATAGATAGTGATACTAGAGTTGTAACTAGTATGCAAATCAAATCAGTATCCAGATGTGAGCATATGTATAGAGGTTAAAAGTAGTAACATAGTACTTAGGTTACATGAAACGTTGTCAAACAAGAGTTGACTCTTCACAGATATTGTAGTAATTCATTAACTATGTCAGATGTAAATAACAGTTCTATAATTTTTCTCTTATCAAGCGCTGTCGCTTTAATTTTTGCATATGTGCTAGAGTATTTTTTCAATATGATACCGTGCAAGTTATGTATATACGAGCGAGTAGTTTACTATGTTACAGGGCTACTTGCAGTTGCGTATATGTTCAAAGACAACAAAATTCTAATCTATGCGATGTTTTGCAGCTACCTCATTGGTGCAATAATATCTTTTTATCATGTAGGTCTTGAACTCCGCTTATTTCATGATGTTTTAGGCTGTACAGAGCAAGCAAGTGGTAACGTTAGCATAGAAGAGCTAAGAAATAATCTATTAAACCCTAACTACTCTCCATCTTGTGACAGACCTCATTATATTTTTGGTGTTTCGTTAGCAACATGGAACTTAATTTACCTTATAGTAGCTCTATTCTTATCAGGTAAAATGTATTATAGAGAAAGAAATTTAAGGCACAATTGGTGCAAAAAGTAGCAAGAGTAGATGCTGCATTTGTACACCGCTTAGTTGCCACCCAGTTTCCGCAATTTAAAGATTTATCTATCTGCCAAATCGTGCCCGGTGGATGGGATAATAGAGGGAACGTTCAAAAAAGTGTGTCAAACCGAAAAAAAAAGTAATAAATTGATATAAAAAATGGAGGTTTGATATGAGTCAAGCAAATAGAACTACTGGTTTGGTAGATTATAAAGAATTAGAAACAAATATCCTGTCATCTATACGAGAAGGAAGACCATTGACAGGAAGAGATGGAGCATTAACACCGTTTATAAAAAGGTTGCTAGAGGCAAGTCTGGAAGGTGAAATAGAAAGCTACATGTCAGCTGAAAGTGAAGAAAATAACCGAAGAAATGGGAGAAACGCAAAAACTTTACGCACGAGTGCAGGCTCATTTGAGCTGCTAATACCAACTCTCATTATTAATGAACCAAATAAGAAGCATTGCAGAGTTGTTTAACCGTGGAAGGGGAAAGAGAGGTAATAAATTTACACAAAGCGCTCTCAAGCAGAACAATTGTATCGTAGATTTTATTGCGCAAAATGTTCTGTTTTATATATAACCAAAACCTCTCAACAGGATTGAGGTCAGGTGAGTATGGTGGTAGGTATATAATTTCGATATTTTTAGGTATCTTTAAACTTTTTGACTTATGCCAACTAGCGCAATCCATCACGAGAAAAGCCTTTCGTATTCCTAAATATTGCGACATCTGTTCAAGGAATATATTTATACAAGCAGTGTTGACGTTTGGTGCAAATAAGCTAAAATTCTCTCCATTTCTGGGATTAACTGCACTATAGAGATAAAAATTTTCCCTACCTAATTTTACCTTAACCTGTGTCCTACTGCCTTTTTTAAACCACCCATGTCCAACTTTTGAATGTGTACCAAACCGTGATTCATCGAAGAAAAATAGCTCTTTTTCAGAATGCATGACAATAGTTTCATTGAGGTTTTTTTTTAAACTCCTCTTGCTTATTTTTATCCTGTCCACTATGAACTGGTCTTGGTGTGATATATGAGAATTTCATTCTTTGCATATTACGATGTATTGTGGATTTGCTGATATTCAAACCAAATCTTTCTTGGATTCTTATTCTCATTTCTCTAATAGTAATATTGGGGTTTTCCTCTATCCACACCTCAATTTGTTCAAGTTGACTTTGGTTCAATATAGTTTTTCTACGGCGTTGAGGTGGAGAAAATAATTTTTCTTTTCTTCCAAATTTTATGTGCTTTATCCATGTAGTAATTGCCTTTCTCGAAATGCAACATATTTTTGCTACAGCTGTTATACTGTGCTTTTTTGCTGCAATTACAGCATTTAGTTTTTTTGCAACATACGCATTATTTCTTACTTTCTTCAGCATCTCTTTTGCTGATTCCACCACTTTTTCATCCAATAATTTTGATCTTAATGCCATCTAAACCTCGCTATTTTACTTACTCCAGTATGGCTTTTTTTCCATTATTGTCTATTCGTTGCTTGTATAGCGGGAATTGGTATAACACCAAGAGATAGGGAGGGAAGCTTTGAACCACAAATAGTCAAAAAAAGGCAAACAAGCCTACATCCAGAACTTGAAGCAAAGGTCTTAAGCACATATGCCA includes:
- a CDS encoding disulfide bond formation protein B yields the protein MSDVNNSSIIFLLSSAVALIFAYVLEYFFNMIPCKLCIYERVVYYVTGLLAVAYMFKDNKILIYAMFCSYLIGAIISFYHVGLELRLFHDVLGCTEQASGNVSIEELRNNLLNPNYSPSCDRPHYIFGVSLATWNLIYLIVALFLSGKMYYRERNLRHNWCKK
- a CDS encoding IS630 family transposase (programmed frameshift), with protein sequence MALRSKLLDEKVVESAKEMLKKVRNNAYVAKKLNAVIAAKKHSITAVAKICCISRKAITTWIKHIKFGRKEKLFSPPQRRRKTILNQSQLEQIEVWIEENPNITIREMRIRIQERFGLNISKSTIHRNMQRMKFSYITPRPVHSGQDKNKQEEFKKNLNETIVMHSEKELFFFDESRFGTHSKVGHGWFKKGSRTQVKVKLGRENFYLYSAVNPRNGENFSLFAPNVNTACINIFLEQMSQYLGIRKAFLVMDCASWHKSKSLKIPKNIEIIYLPPYSPDLNPVERFWLYIKQNILRNKIYDTIVLLESALCKFITSLSPSTVKQLCNASYLVH